The DNA segment GCCGGAAGGCCCTGCCCCAATAATTGCGACCTGAGTTTTCATCACATTCCTCACCTGCATCGTTGATTATTTGTTTAATCAATGTTGAATAAAAGTTTCAAATTGCATTTTTGATAAGCAGGCACAGAAAAAGAAGGTCTAAATGCGGTTAAAAATTGCACTTTTCACCGATTTAGCAAAACTGTGGCGCGGTTCAAATTCTGACCACCGTAGAGCAGGTTCTTTTTTCAACAGAAAGATTGATCTCAGCCGGAGCCAAAAAATGCGCGCTTCGTGATACAAAGGAGTCTTTCGTCATTCGACAGTACGCAACGCGTCTTTTCAGCCAGGGCGAGTCATGCAAGAAGAGCAGTCATTACAGCGAACGGTTACACGGTTATGCATTCAGTGTGGGCTTTTTTTACTGCAACACGGCGCGGAGAGCGCATTGGTTGATGAACTCTCTACCCGACTTGGGCTGGCATTGGGAATGGACAGCGTCGAAAGCGCTATCTCCTCCAATGCTATCGTTCTGACCACCATTAAAGATGGGCAATGCCTGACCTCCACGCGAAAAAACCAGGATCGCGGCATTAATATGCACGTGGTCACTGAGGTTCAGCACATCGTCATTCTCGCAGAACACAAGCTGCTGGATTACAAAGACGTCGAGAGGCGCTTCAGTCAGGTCAGACCCCTGCGTTATCCGCGCTGGCTGGTCGCATTGATGGTCGGTCTCTCCTGCGCCTGTTTCTGCAAGCTGAATAACGGCGGTTG comes from the Citrobacter amalonaticus genome and includes:
- a CDS encoding threonine/serine ThrE exporter family protein — translated: MQEEQSLQRTVTRLCIQCGLFLLQHGAESALVDELSTRLGLALGMDSVESAISSNAIVLTTIKDGQCLTSTRKNQDRGINMHVVTEVQHIVILAEHKLLDYKDVERRFSQVRPLRYPRWLVALMVGLSCACFCKLNNGGWDGAVITFFASMVAMYIRQILAHRHLHPQINFCVTAFVATTISGLMLHLPTFSQTPTVAMAASVLLLVPGFPLINAVADMFKGHINTGLARWAIASLLTLATCVGVVMALTLWGLRGWV